Proteins found in one Zea mays cultivar B73 chromosome 1, Zm-B73-REFERENCE-NAM-5.0, whole genome shotgun sequence genomic segment:
- the RH3B gene encoding DEAD-box ATP-dependent RNA helicase 3B, chloroplastic, with amino-acid sequence MIKQLIEQDDGRITRRGRTPRVLVLAPTRELAKQVEKEIKESAPKLGTVCVYGGVSYNVQQNALSRGVDVVVGTPGRIIDLINGGSLQLGEVQYLVLDEADQMLAVGFEEDVETILQQLPAGRQSMLFSATMPSWVKKLSRRYLNNPLTIDLVGDQDEKLAEGIKLYAIPLTTTSKRTVLSDLITVYAKGGKTIVFTRTKKDADEVSLALTNSIASEALHGDISQHQRERTLNGFRQGKFTVLVATDVAARGLDIPNVDLIIHYELPNDPETFVHRSGRTGRAGKAGTAILMFTSSQKRTVKSLERDVGCNFEFISPPSIEEVLESSAEHVIATLRGVHPESTKYFLGAAEKLTEELGPHALASALAHLSGFSQPPSSRSLISHEQGWVTLQLTREQGFGRGFFSPRSVTGFLSDVCSAAADEVGKIYLTADENVQGAVFDLPEEIAKDLLTMELPPGNTLTKISKLPALQDDGPATDSYGRFSNDRGSRNNRRSRGGGASRGRGGWDTDGEDRFRRGGRSLRSDNDSWSDDDWSGGGRKSNRSSSFGSRSSSYSSRGSPSFGGRSSSFGGRESNRSFSGACFNCGESGHRATDCPNK; translated from the exons ATGATCAAGCAATTAATCGAGCAAGACGATGGTCGGATTACAAG GAGAGGTCGTACTCCTCGGGTTCTGGTTCTAGCACCTACCAGAGAGTTAGCCAAACAAGTCGAGAAGGAAATAAAGGAATCAGCACCCAAGCTCGGCACAGTGTGTGTTTATGGCGGCGTCTCATATAATGTCCAGCAGAATGCACTCTCTCGTGGTGTCGATGTTGTTGTTGGAACACCTGGCCGCATAATCGATTTGATAAATGGCGGAAGCCTCCAGTTGGGAGAAGTTCAGTATTTGGTCCTGGATGAGGCTGACCAAATGCTCGCAGTGGGGTTTGAGGAAGATGTGGAAACAATATTACAACAGCTTCCTGCAGGCAGGCAAAGCATGTTGTTCTCTGCGACGATGCCTAGCTGGGTGAAGAAACTGTCCAGACGGTACTTGAACAACCCTTTGACGATTGACTTG GTTGGTGATCAAGATGAAAAGCTTGCTGAAGGAATCAAACTCTATGCTATCCCACTCACAACAACATCAAAGCGTACCGTTCTTAGTGATCTAATCACG GTTTATGCAAAGGGTGGGAAAACCATAGTTTTCACTCGTACAAAGAAAGATGCAGATGAGGTATCATTGGCACTGACAAACAGTATTGCTTCTGAGGCACTTCATGGTGATATTTCACAGCATCAGCGTGAGAGGACACTAAATGGATTCCGTCAAGGGAAATTTACTGTTCTAGTAGCAACAGATGTTGCTGCCCGTGGTCTTGATATACCAAATGTTGATCTG ATTATCCATTATGAATTGCCAAATGATCCAGAAACTTTTGTCCATCGTTCTGGACGCACTGGACGTGCTGGGAAAGCAGGAACTGCAATCTTGATGTTTACCAGCAGCCAGAAAAGGACAGTTAAGTCACTTGAGCGTGATGTTGGTTGCAACTTTGAGTTTATAAGCCCTCCGTCCATAGAAGAAGTGCTGGAGTCATCTGCTGAGCATGTCATTGCTACATTGCGAGGTGTGCACCCAGAATCAACTAAATACTTTCTTGGGGCTGCTGAGAAATTAACAGAAGAATTGGGACCTCATGCTCTTGCTTCTGCACTGGCACATCTGAGTGGATTTTCTCAGCCACCTTCGTCACGTTCTCTCATCAGTCATGAGCAG GGATGGGTGACGTTGCAACTAACTAGAGAACAGGGATTTGGCAGAGGCTTCTTTTCTCCTAGATCTGTTACTGGTTTTCTATCTGATGTTTGTTCAGCTGCTGCAGATGAAGTTGGCAAAATATACCTAACAGCAGATGAGAAC GTCCAAGGAGCAGTCTTCGATTTACCTGAGGAAATTGCAAAGGACCTGCTTACTATGGAGCTCCCCCCAGGAAACACATTAACCAAAATTTCCAAG CTGCCTGCGTTGCAAGACGATGGCCCTGCTACTGATAGCTACGGTCGCTTTTCAAACGACCGAGGTTCCAGGAACAACAGGCGTTCTAGGGGTGGCGGCGCTTCAAGAGGCCGGGGTGGTTGGGACACTGACGGCGAGGACCGATTCCGCCGTGGTGGTAGGAGCTTGAGGTCTGACAATGACAGTTGGTCAGATGATGACTGGTCAGGCGGTGGGAGAAAATCAAACCGTTCCTCATCATTCGGTAGCCGCTCATCATCCTACAGCAGCCGTGGCTCACCATCCTTCGGTGGCCGCTCATCATCCTTCGGCGGTAGGGAGAG CAACAGAAGCTTCAGCGGTGCTTGTTTCAACTGCGGCGAATCCGGCCACCGCGCaacggactgcccaaacaagtag
- the LOC100275098 gene encoding uncharacterized protein LOC100275098 gives MSVRVASVPYLEQMARWERQVERRQLFLRSYHFSRDADAAAALPPRARARRVVWAGMRRLRRAAATGLRRLRARLRLCFGWAARRRSSSRYGRLSGAGRPRAAAAAGAAESACFW, from the coding sequence atgTCCGTCCGCGTGGCGTCCGTGCCGTACCTGGAGCAGATGGCGCGGTGGGAGCGGCAGGTGGAGCGGCGGCAGCTGTTCCTCCGCAGCTACCACTTCTCGCGCGACGCcgacgcggcggcggcgctccccccgcgcgcccgcgccaggCGCGTCGTCTGGGCGGGgatgcgccgcctgcgccgcgcaGCCGCCACGGGCCTccgccgcctccgcgcgcgcctcCGCCTCTGCTTCGGCTGGGCCGCCCGCCGCCGCTCTTCCTCCCGCTACGGCCGCCTCTCCGGCGCCGGCaggccccgcgccgccgccgccgccggtgccGCCGAGTCTGCATGCTTCTGGTAG